Below is a window of Myroides profundi DNA.
TATATGTAAAAAGGATATTCTTTGTATTTTAAATAAGTTAGGATCTATTAGTACTGTTCGTTTTCGTTAGGGAAATCAACAGACTTAACATCTTCAACGTATTGAGATACTGCATTTTTCATATCTTCAAAAATGTTCATATAACGACGTAAGAATTTAGGACTAAATTCGTGAGTAAGCCCTATCATATCATGTACTACTAATACTTGTCCATCTACACCATTACCAGCACCGATACCGATAACAGGGATAGAAATACTCTCAGCAACTTTCTTTGCTAAAGCAGCAGGTATTTTCTCTAATACAAGAGCGAAACATCCTATTTCTTCTAGCATTTTAGCGTCTTTGATAAGTTGATTAGCTTCTTCTTCTTCTTTAGCTCTTACTGTATAAGTTCCGAATTTATAGATAGACTGAGGAGTAAGACCTAAGTGTCCCATAACAGGGATGCCTGCGTCTAAGATACGTTTGATACCATCTTTAATCTCTTCTCCACCTTCCATTTTTACAGCATGAGCCCCGCTTTCTTTCATGATACGGATAGCTGAACGCAATGCTTCTTTTGGATCAGATTGGTAAGAACCAAAAGGTAAATCCACAACAATTAGCGCTCTGTCAGCTCCACGTACTACAGACTGTGCGTGATAGATCATCTGGTCTAATGTAATCGGTAGGGTAGTCTCATGACCAGCCATTACATTACTAGCAGAATCTCCTACAAGCATTACGTCAACTCCACCTGCTTCTAATACTTTAGCCATAGAGTAGTCATAACATGTTAACATTGATATTTTCTCTCCATTGGCTTTCATATCTATTAGCGACTTAGTTGTCACTTTTTTATAGTCTTTTTTTGCTACAGACATTTTTCTTGTTTTTTTGGGTTATTGTAAATTTTATTAAAGAATAAAAAAAGGAATTAGCAGAAATAAATCAATTCCACTTTACTCAATTTACCTTCTTTAAATGTGAATCTATATGCAGAATCTCCAGCAGGGATCTGATAAGCTTTTTCGGTATTTAAAATAGTATTGATTAAGCCTTTTCCAGTTTTTAAAAACTCTGTTTCTGTTGTATTCTCGTTTAGAATGTTATTGTTGATTTTAAATCCAGCACCATTGCCCATCTCGACAATTCTCAGGGTATATGTTTTGTTGACATCATGTCCAATACACTCTGCTGTGTTAAATATAATATTACTTTCGTAATTGTCTAGAGCGCAATCCTCTAAATTGCTATAGCTCTCTTTTACCTTTCCAAAGGTCTTTTCTAATGTGGCTAAACTAAAACCTTTTTTTGGTTCTATCACATTGTTTAAGGTAAAACCAATTAATTTTTTTGTGACTAAATCTAATGTTTTGTCATAAATACCTTCATCAGGAATTGCTTTTAATACTTCTGCTTGTAGTCTCGCAATGGTAGCACGTTCTGGTTGACTGTTTTTATCTGCATAATCAGCAAAGACTAATAATGCCTTAGCATTGTCATCGTCATTACTATTCCAACCAAGCTCGATAATACGCTGTATAAAGCGCTTTTGCTCTTTAGGTTCAGTAGCCTTTTTATAACTTGTAATTAGGTTGTTTAGGTTTGGTCTCTTTCCTAAGTATTTAACAGGTATATACCCTTGTCCTTCATTAAAGTTTATCTTGACCCAAGCTTCTTTATCATAAGGGAAATAATCTATCCCTACAGGTGTTCCGTTGTATAGCACTCCTGTTGTTTCTGATTGATGATTAGGTGCTGTTCTTACTTTAAGTCCACCTACTACAGTAAATAGATGAGGACTTCCGTAGTAATCATCAAAGTCAATAATAGGAGAAGGAGAGGCCTCAGTACTGTCTTCTGCAGACAACACTTCTTTTAGATGATCAGTATCTAATATATAGGCAGTTCCTAATAGTTCATTAGTTACTTTAAATACATCGTTATTTACTTTATCTACGTTATTTAGATATGCACCACGTGTATAGACACCTATCTGTGTAGTGCCATTAGCATCACTGTAAGCTACAGTAGGAGTAGTTACATATAGTTGACTCTGTCCTAAAGCATAGGCAGAGACTAGGAAACACAATATTCCAATCGTTTGTTTCATCTGTTTAACAGTCTGATAAGTTTACAGCTACAGCAAGACCACCTTCTGAAGTCTCTTTGTATTTATTATTCATGTCTTTTGCAGTCTCCCACATTGTATTTACTACTTTATCTAAAGGAACTTTTGCATTTTTAGGGTCGGTATCTAAAGCAAGCTCTGCTGCATTAATAGCTTTAATAGCTCCCATGGTATTTCTCTCGATACAAGGTACTTGAACTAGTCCGCCGATAGGGTCACATGTCAGTCCTAAGTGATGTTCCATAGCTATCTCAGCAGCTACAGTTACTTGTTCTGGAGTACCTCCCATTAGTTCACATAAGGCACCTGCAGCCATTGCACTCGATACACCAATCTCTGCTTGACATCCTCCCATAGCAGCAGATATAGTAGCACCTTTTTTAAAGATACTTCCTATCTCACCAGCCACCATTAAGAACTGTTTTATTTCTTTATCGCCTGCTTTGTGGTTTTCTATTACTAGATAATACATTAATACAGCAGGAATAACCCCTGCACTACCATTAGTAGGGGCAGTCACAACACGTCCAAGAGAAGCATTCACTTCATTAACAGCTAAGGCAAAACAACTTACCCATTTTAATATCTGTCTAAAGTATACTTTTGTCTTACGGATGGTCTGTAACCATTCTTGAGGTGTGTTATAAGGAAGTTCTCCTTTCAGTTTAGAATGAGTGTCATAAGCACGTCTACGTACATTAAGGCCTCCTGGTAGTATGCCCTCAGTATGACATCCGATATACATACACTCTAGCATGGTATTCCACACGCGTAATAACTCATGATGTATTTCTTCTTCTGAGCGTATAGACTTTTCATTTTCATATACTAACTCAGAGATAGACATATTCTGCTCTTTGCAGTAGGCTAATAACTCAGTAGCTTTTTCTATAGGGAAAGGGAAAGTAGCTTTAATTTCTTCTTTCTCTTGATTTTCTGGGTTCTCTTCTTTTACCACAAATCCTCCACCGATAGAATAAAAGGTAGATTCATATAGATTGTGTTCACCATATTGTACAGTGAATGTCATTCCGTTGGCATGAAAAGGAAGGAAGTTTCTATTAAATACAATATTTTCCTTAGGATTAAATACTACAGGCATTGTTCCTCCTAATAATAAAGACTGTGAGGTATTAATATGATCAATAATACCACTAATGTCTTCGACAGGGACATACTCTGGATCAGCTCCACTTAGCCCTAGCATTACAGCTAAGTCAGTAGCATGCCCTACTCCCGTAAGAGAAAGTGAACCAAATAAATCTATTTTCAGAGAAGAAACTTGGTCAAAGATTTGGCGATCACGCAATTCTTTTAAAAAAAGCTCAGCGGCTCTCCAAGGACCTAAAGTATGTGAACTAGATGGTCCTACACCGATTTTGAGCATATCAAATACAGAAATACATTCCATAAAATAGTAGTGATTTAATAATACGAAGATAGCTAAATTCTAATCAGAGACAACTTTTAGAGACTTATTTAACGCAAGATGTGAAGGGAATTATGTGGATAGATAATTATATAGTTGTTTTATGTTTCTTGTATTGATTATTAAATAGAGATAGTAAGTGATCTGTTTTTAGAGAGAAGGCTTTTAAAAGAGAGGTATCGTTGTCAGTCTATACTGACGTTATGTGTATTTATTTCTTATCTAAAAGAGAGGGAAATGACAATATGACATTGTTTAAATGATAAAATGACCTAAAAACAGACAAAATATTCAATTTTTTCTGTTGGCATAAAGATTGTTTAAGAGTAACCGAGCATGAAGCTCACGACAATGAATTATGTATAAAAATAAACTATAGAAAATATTATGAGTAAAATAATTGGTATTGACTTAGGAACTACAAACTCTTGTGTTTCTGTAATGGAAGGAAACGAGCCAGTAGTAATTTCAAACGCTGAAGGAAAAAGAACTACACCATCTATCGTAGCTTTCGTAGAAGGTGGAGAGATTAAAGTAGGTGATCCTGCAAAACGTCAGGCTGTAACTAACCCAACAAAAACAGTTGCGTCTATCAAACGTTTTATGGGAGAGAAATATAGTGAGGCTGCGAAAGAAGCAACAGCAGTACCTTACCAAGTAGTAAAAGGAGATAATGATACTCCACGTGTAGATATCGATGGACGTTTATATACGCCACAAGAAATCTCTGCGATGACACTACAAAAAATGAAAAAGACAGCTGAAGATTTCTTAGGACAAGAAGTATCAGAAGCAGTTATCACTGTACCAGCTTACTTTAATGACGCACAACGTCAAGCGACAAAAGAAGCAGGAGAAATTGCAGGATTAAAAGTAAGACGTATTATTAACGAGCCTACAGCGGCTGCATTAGCATACGGATTAGACAAAACAGGAAAAGATCAAAAAGTAGTAGTATATGACTTAGGTGGTGGTACATTTGATATCTCTATCCTTGAGTTAGGAGACGGTGTATTCGAAGTATTATCTACTAATGGGGATACTCACTTAGGAGGAGATGACTTTGATAACGTAATCATCAACTGGTTAGCAGATGAGTTTAACGCTGCTGAAGGAGTAGATTTACGTAAAGATGCTATGGCATTACAACGTTTAAAAGAAGCTGCTGAGAAAGCTAAAGTTGAGTTATCTTCTGCTACACAAACAGAGATTAACTTGCCTTATGTAACAGCTACTGCTTCAGGACCAAAACACTTGGTACAAACATTGACAAGAGCTAAATTTGAGCAATTATCAGATGATTTAGTACGTCGTTCTATGATTCCATGTGAGAAAGCTTTAAAAGATGCTGGTTTATCTAAATCAGATATTGATGAGGTAATCTTAGTAGGGGGATCTACACGTATCCCAAGAATCCAAGAAGAAGTAGAGAAATTCTTTGGTAAAAAACCACACAAAGGAGTTAACCCTGATGAGGTTGTAGCTATCGGTGCTGCTATCCAAGGAGGTGTATTAACTGGAGATGTAAAAGACGTATTATTATTAGACGTTACGCCACTTTCATTAGGTATTGAAACTATGGGAGGTGTATTCACTAAGTTGATCGAATCTAATACAACTATTCCAACTAAGAAATCTCAAGTATTCTCTACTGCTGCAGATAACCAACCATCGGTTGAGATCCATGTATTACAAGGAGAGAGACCAATGGCTAATGATAACAAAACAATTGGTCGTTTCCATTTAGATGGTTTACCACCTGCACAAAGAGGAGTGCCTCAAATCGAAGTAACTTTCGATATCGATGCTAACGGTATTATCAAAGTATCTGCTACAGATAAAGGAACTGGTAAATCTCACGATATTCGTATTGAAGCTTCATCTGGATTAACTGAAGAAGAAATCCAAAGAATGAAAAAAGAAGCTGAAGCTAATGCTGATGCTGATAAAAAAGCAAAAGAAACTGTAGAGAAAATCAATGAAGCTGATGCTATGATTTTCCAAACAGAAAAACAATTAAAAGAATTCGGAGATAAATTATCTGAAGGAAATAAATCTAATATCGAAGGAGCTTTAGCTGAATTAAAAACAGCTTTTGAAACTAAGAACTTAGATACTATCCAACCAGCGTTAGACAAAATTAACGAAGCTTGGAAAGCAGCATCTGAAGAAATGTACAAAGCACAAGCTGAAGGTGGTCAAGCAGGTCCTGAACAAGGACAGCCAAACCAAGGAGGTGATGCTGATGGTACACAAGACGTAGAATACGAAGAGGTGAAATAATCCTCCCCGTTTTATAGTTATAAAGAGAGAAACCGAGTCTGTATAGGCTCGGTTTTTTTTATGTGGTAAATTTATAGTTAGGGGGAATGTGTTTATCTATTTTGTTTAACTTTGTATTGTAAATGAATTAGTTATGAGTGTAGAGATAAAGAGACAGCAGATAGTTAAATCCCTTATGGATATTACCGATGAGGTATTGATCGATCAAATAAATGAGTATGTCAATGCTCTGAAACGAGTGGAAGAGGAGATGTTTATACCTATGACAGAAGAGGAGTTAGAGAGCAGATTAGCTATATCTCGTAAAGACTATGAGGAGGGAAGGTATTATACCTTAGAGGAAGTAGAAGAGATGAGTACTAAATGGTAGTAGTATGAAAATAATATTATCTGATTTTGCAGCCAGTCAATTAAGGGATATATACTTCTATTATGTTAATCATGTCAGTGTAAGCAAGGCTAAAGAGGTAAAGGATAATATTATTAAAGCAATCAAGCAGTTAATTAATTTTCCCTATTTAGGGCAGAAAGAAGGTATGATGTATAGTCGATTCGAGAGAAGGTATCTCTTAGTTTATGAGTATAAAATTCTATATGAGGTAACTGAAGAGAATATTGTTATTCTGGATATCTTTCATACCAAGCAATCTCCTCATAAGATGTATGTCAATGAAGATAGAGAAGAATATCAGAGAAATAATAGTAAACCGAGTCTGTAAAGGCTCGGTTTTTTTTGATTTGTTTTTTTTTTAATGTGTATTTATTATTATATTGATTATCTGTAATTTAATAAAATATACTTATGAAAAGTAAAAGTATTTATCTGCTGTTATTCTTGATGTATGGTTTTTTTGTTTCTTATGCTCAAGTATTGACTATTCCTTATGAGGAAAAGAATGGTTGGCCTATTATTAAAGTTGAGGTAGAGGGGAAGGAATACGATTTTTTATTTGATACAGGAGCTGCTATTTCTCTATTTGATAAAAAATATTTTGATATAAAAAATGTTATTAGAGAAATAACACTAAGTGATATTTCTAATAAAGAAACCCAAGAATCGTTAGTTAGTTTGGATAGATTAACTATCTCTGGCAAAGTATTTAATAATGTAATAGGGATAAATAATGATAATATGAGTCAACAACATCATTTTATGTGTGATGTGAAATTACATGGAATAATAGGAATACATATGTTGAAAAATTATATAATTGAAATAGATCCTATTGGACAGCATATTAAATTGTATAATCATAAGATGTTAGACAAAAAAGTATTTGATACATATACAAAGCATAAATATAAATCAAAAGATAATAATGGACGACCTAGTATAACTGCAATAGTTAATGGGATTAAGACACAACTCTTATTTGATACAGGAAGTACAGGATATTTAGCTATTCCTAATATTAAGATGGAGAAATTTGTTAGTAATTATAAAAATAAAGTTGTCTATAGCGAAGGAAGAAGAGGGGTATATGGACTTGAAAAAACAATTAATAAAAGAATATATTTGGCTAATGCACCTATAAAGTTTGGTAATCTTGAAATTAAAGAACAGTCTTTTATACTTGAAGATAATTTGCTTAATAATATTGGCTTTCAGTTTATAAAAGAATACCATACTTACATTGATTTTTATAATAAAATAATTTACCTAAAAAAAATAGATAATAAGTTTTATTGCGCAGAAGAGGAAATATTTAAAGGCTTTACATTAGGTTTAAATGACAATGGATGTTTTTATGTTAACTCAATTAATTCTGATAATGATTTACTCCAAATAGAGGATGTGGTATTAAAAATAAATGATCAAGAACTTCCTTTGTCGCACTGTGATATAAAAGAATTTTTTAAACAGATTGAAAGAAATAAAGGAGTAAAGAAAATTAGAATATTACGTGCTAATCAAGAAATGGATATTGATTATACTTATAAATTTAAGTGGAATGAATAGTAAGAGAAAAGCCTTGAACAATCTGTTTAGGGCTTTTATATATCACACCTCTTTCTCATAACAATTAAACACCCCTTTTCTAAACTGAACTGTACCTACTAATTGATAACCTTTTTTAGTGTATACCGCATTAGCAGTAGTATTTAGTGAATATGCATCAAAGCGAATAGACGCATAGTTATTGTCTTTGGCGTATTGTTCTGCGAATAGAATCATCTTACTGGATATCCCTTTACCTTGTGCCTTAGGACTGACAAATAATCTGTGGATAATAATAAATGGAGTAGGACTAGTCCAATGTAGATCATTATACTCTACATCATATTCTTCGTTTAAGACCATATAGGCTAAGATCTGTTCGTTTTCTGTATAGATATAAGCTTGCTTCTTTTGAATGTCATTAGAGATAATATCTTTATTAGGATAGTGTTCATCCCATTGATCAATACCTTGACTGAGCATAGATTGTTTTACTTCTTCTAATACTTGTAAAGTCAGAGGTAAGTCGGTACTATGAATTGGTCTTATCATTGCTTTTGATTTGTATTGATTAGCTCAATAAAAGAAGAGATGAAAGCATCTAATGCTTCTTTTGTTTGTGTGTCTGTTACTTCATTGGGCATGTTTGTCTTGCCTTTTGCTCCACGAATTAAGAGTGTTGTATCTGAATTTAAAACAGCCATTAGTG
It encodes the following:
- a CDS encoding L-serine ammonia-lyase; translation: MECISVFDMLKIGVGPSSSHTLGPWRAAELFLKELRDRQIFDQVSSLKIDLFGSLSLTGVGHATDLAVMLGLSGADPEYVPVEDISGIIDHINTSQSLLLGGTMPVVFNPKENIVFNRNFLPFHANGMTFTVQYGEHNLYESTFYSIGGGFVVKEENPENQEKEEIKATFPFPIEKATELLAYCKEQNMSISELVYENEKSIRSEEEIHHELLRVWNTMLECMYIGCHTEGILPGGLNVRRRAYDTHSKLKGELPYNTPQEWLQTIRKTKVYFRQILKWVSCFALAVNEVNASLGRVVTAPTNGSAGVIPAVLMYYLVIENHKAGDKEIKQFLMVAGEIGSIFKKGATISAAMGGCQAEIGVSSAMAAGALCELMGGTPEQVTVAAEIAMEHHLGLTCDPIGGLVQVPCIERNTMGAIKAINAAELALDTDPKNAKVPLDKVVNTMWETAKDMNNKYKETSEGGLAVAVNLSDC
- a CDS encoding SH3 domain-containing protein, producing the protein MKQTIGILCFLVSAYALGQSQLYVTTPTVAYSDANGTTQIGVYTRGAYLNNVDKVNNDVFKVTNELLGTAYILDTDHLKEVLSAEDSTEASPSPIIDFDDYYGSPHLFTVVGGLKVRTAPNHQSETTGVLYNGTPVGIDYFPYDKEAWVKINFNEGQGYIPVKYLGKRPNLNNLITSYKKATEPKEQKRFIQRIIELGWNSNDDDNAKALLVFADYADKNSQPERATIARLQAEVLKAIPDEGIYDKTLDLVTKKLIGFTLNNVIEPKKGFSLATLEKTFGKVKESYSNLEDCALDNYESNIIFNTAECIGHDVNKTYTLRIVEMGNGAGFKINNNILNENTTETEFLKTGKGLINTILNTEKAYQIPAGDSAYRFTFKEGKLSKVELIYFC
- the panB gene encoding 3-methyl-2-oxobutanoate hydroxymethyltransferase; protein product: MSVAKKDYKKVTTKSLIDMKANGEKISMLTCYDYSMAKVLEAGGVDVMLVGDSASNVMAGHETTLPITLDQMIYHAQSVVRGADRALIVVDLPFGSYQSDPKEALRSAIRIMKESGAHAVKMEGGEEIKDGIKRILDAGIPVMGHLGLTPQSIYKFGTYTVRAKEEEEANQLIKDAKMLEEIGCFALVLEKIPAALAKKVAESISIPVIGIGAGNGVDGQVLVVHDMIGLTHEFSPKFLRRYMNIFEDMKNAVSQYVEDVKSVDFPNENEQY
- a CDS encoding type II toxin-antitoxin system RelE/ParE family toxin: MKIILSDFAASQLRDIYFYYVNHVSVSKAKEVKDNIIKAIKQLINFPYLGQKEGMMYSRFERRYLLVYEYKILYEVTEENIVILDIFHTKQSPHKMYVNEDREEYQRNNSKPSL
- the dnaK gene encoding molecular chaperone DnaK gives rise to the protein MSKIIGIDLGTTNSCVSVMEGNEPVVISNAEGKRTTPSIVAFVEGGEIKVGDPAKRQAVTNPTKTVASIKRFMGEKYSEAAKEATAVPYQVVKGDNDTPRVDIDGRLYTPQEISAMTLQKMKKTAEDFLGQEVSEAVITVPAYFNDAQRQATKEAGEIAGLKVRRIINEPTAAALAYGLDKTGKDQKVVVYDLGGGTFDISILELGDGVFEVLSTNGDTHLGGDDFDNVIINWLADEFNAAEGVDLRKDAMALQRLKEAAEKAKVELSSATQTEINLPYVTATASGPKHLVQTLTRAKFEQLSDDLVRRSMIPCEKALKDAGLSKSDIDEVILVGGSTRIPRIQEEVEKFFGKKPHKGVNPDEVVAIGAAIQGGVLTGDVKDVLLLDVTPLSLGIETMGGVFTKLIESNTTIPTKKSQVFSTAADNQPSVEIHVLQGERPMANDNKTIGRFHLDGLPPAQRGVPQIEVTFDIDANGIIKVSATDKGTGKSHDIRIEASSGLTEEEIQRMKKEAEANADADKKAKETVEKINEADAMIFQTEKQLKEFGDKLSEGNKSNIEGALAELKTAFETKNLDTIQPALDKINEAWKAASEEMYKAQAEGGQAGPEQGQPNQGGDADGTQDVEYEEVK
- a CDS encoding aspartyl protease family protein, which produces MKSKSIYLLLFLMYGFFVSYAQVLTIPYEEKNGWPIIKVEVEGKEYDFLFDTGAAISLFDKKYFDIKNVIREITLSDISNKETQESLVSLDRLTISGKVFNNVIGINNDNMSQQHHFMCDVKLHGIIGIHMLKNYIIEIDPIGQHIKLYNHKMLDKKVFDTYTKHKYKSKDNNGRPSITAIVNGIKTQLLFDTGSTGYLAIPNIKMEKFVSNYKNKVVYSEGRRGVYGLEKTINKRIYLANAPIKFGNLEIKEQSFILEDNLLNNIGFQFIKEYHTYIDFYNKIIYLKKIDNKFYCAEEEIFKGFTLGLNDNGCFYVNSINSDNDLLQIEDVVLKINDQELPLSHCDIKEFFKQIERNKGVKKIRILRANQEMDIDYTYKFKWNE
- a CDS encoding GNAT family N-acetyltransferase; the encoded protein is MIRPIHSTDLPLTLQVLEEVKQSMLSQGIDQWDEHYPNKDIISNDIQKKQAYIYTENEQILAYMVLNEEYDVEYNDLHWTSPTPFIIIHRLFVSPKAQGKGISSKMILFAEQYAKDNNYASIRFDAYSLNTTANAVYTKKGYQLVGTVQFRKGVFNCYEKEV